TACTAAACAAACCAACCCGGTCGCACACTTTCTGTACTTGATCCAAGTGATGGGAAGAGAAAAGTACAGTCAACCCCTCTTCTTTACTCAACCAGCGAATCAGTTCGATAAACTCCTGAACACCGGCCGGGTCAATTCCTGAAGTCGGTTCATCGAGGATAATAATCTCCGGATTTTTAATAAGCACGTCAGCCAATCCCAACCGCTGTCTCATACCACGAGAATATTTTCCGGTCTTTTTGGTTAACTGGTCTTCAAGGCCTACCCGCTTCATCAGTTCCATAGCTTTGGTTTTCGCCTCCTTATCAGGAATACCATTTAATCGCGCTGTATAAATCAAGTTCTCCGGTCCTGTCATATCATCATAAAATCCTACATCTTCAGGCAAATAACCTATCCTCCTTTTTACTTCAATAGGATGTGTGGTGGAATTTATTCCACAGATTTCAACAGTTCCCGAAGTAGGCTCCGTCAATCCTAGCATCATTAAAATAGTAGTTGATTTTCCGGCACCATTTGGTCCCAACAATCCGAAGATTTCCCCTTTTCGGATATTCAGGCGAATATGATCTACAGCAGTGAAATTACCATATTGTTTGGTCAAATCGGTAAGTACGATCACTTGTTCGCCCATAATTTACCTCCTTCCATATTTACGGAACAGATAGTAAACCACACCGATAGTAGCAATGATGATAAGTACACCTACCCATCCCCATATCATCGGAGTTTTTACCGCAATTCTGAACTGCGCGTCGGCATTTACTTCAGGAGTTTTAGCCATGATAGTAGTCACATAGTCCCCGGGCAGCGCTTTTTTAGAAGCTTTCAAAGTAGCCATTACTGTTGATGTCTCTCCAGCTTTTAATGCGTCAACCTTTGAAGGTTCAAAAGTAA
The Bacteroides luhongzhouii DNA segment above includes these coding regions:
- a CDS encoding ABC transporter ATP-binding protein, which encodes MGEQVIVLTDLTKQYGNFTAVDHIRLNIRKGEIFGLLGPNGAGKSTTILMMLGLTEPTSGTVEICGINSTTHPIEVKRRIGYLPEDVGFYDDMTGPENLIYTARLNGIPDKEAKTKAMELMKRVGLEDQLTKKTGKYSRGMRQRLGLADVLIKNPEIIILDEPTSGIDPAGVQEFIELIRWLSKEEGLTVLFSSHHLDQVQKVCDRVGLFSNGQLLALIDMAELKDKKQELSDIYNHYFEEGGERHE